Proteins from a genomic interval of Lolium perenne isolate Kyuss_39 chromosome 1, Kyuss_2.0, whole genome shotgun sequence:
- the LOC127299266 gene encoding inosine triphosphate pyrophosphatase, translating into MSGAATARVLPKAVTFVTGNAKKLEEVRAILGSSIPFQSLKLDLPELQGEPEDISKEKARMAASQVNGPVLVEDTCLCFNALKGLPGPYIKWFLEKIGHDGLNNLLKAYEDKSAYAMCIFSLALGPEEEPITFVGKTPGKIVPARGPADFGWDPVFQPDGFEQTYAEMPKSEKNQISHRGRALALVKEHFASSNYTIQSDGLA; encoded by the exons ATGTCgggcgcggcgacggcgcgggTATTGCCGAAGGCGGTGACCTTCGTCACAGGCAACGCCAAGAAGCTGGAGGAAGTCCGCGCGATTCTCGGCTCCTCCATCCCCTTCCAGTCTCTCAAGCTCGACC TACCTGAATTGCAAGGTGAGCCAGAGGACATATCTAAAGAGAAAGCAAGAATGGCTGCATCTCAG GTGAATGGTCCTGTACTTGTTGAGGATACCTGCCTATGTTTCAATGCACTCAAAGGTTTACCAG GTCCCTACAT AAAATGGTTTCTTGAGAAGATTGGGCACGATG GTTTGAATAATTTGTTAAAAGCTTATGAAGACAAATCAGCTTATGCTATGTGCATCTTTTCCCTTGCTCTTGGACCAGAAGAGGAACCAATCACATTTGTTGGAAAAACACCA GGAAAAATTGTACCTGCCAGAGGCCCTGCTGATTTTGGATGGGACCCTGTATTCCAACCAGATGGATTTGAACAAAC TTACGCTGAGATGCCCAAGTCAGAGAAGAATCAAATATCTCACAGAGGGAGAGCTCTTGCGTTGGTGAAAGAACATTTTGCTTCTTCCAACTATACAATTCAGAGCGATGGATTGGCTTAA
- the LOC127299256 gene encoding uncharacterized protein encodes METAVLPPQHANPIQATGTRSLAGTQARNAAAMAATRKFPAARRKTLCDITNLRQPLAAAAAEEGPRCADGAEAVARLVRENSDLVRLLEERDKFIEASGAEMQNLRLANWQLAQANSQMLAELNLGKNRLKSLQHELTCSRAALKVKSSELEEAKKVIRSSKQQQQKSANEMARQLAADRAAAAQLKDGDAEPASDALRVASASKPACNPSRKRLMRSRSLGPTVAPTKPVAASKERESAQRRKSMRTPQPSGRREDLFEIEDVQLAVSSGNDRKETAWGQESSTQFPRRSSLGRPLRRATEKVTSYKEMPVNIKLRRS; translated from the exons ATGGAGACCGCCGTCCTCCCGCCCCAGCACGCGAACCCGATTCAAGCGACGGGGACCAGGTCCCTGGCGGGGACGCAGGCCAGGAACGCTgcggcgatggcggcgacgcGTAAGTTcccggcggcgaggaggaagacgcTCTGCGACATCACAAACCTGAGGCAGCcgctagcggcggcggcggccgaggaGGGGCCGAGGTGCGCGGACGGCGCGGAGGCGGTCGCGCGGTTAGTCCGGGAGAATTCGGATCTTGTGAGGCTCCTGGAGGAGAGAGA CAAGTTCATAGAGGCGAGCGGGGCTGAGATGCAGAATCTGCGCCTCGCAAACTGGCAGCTTGCGCAGGCCAATTCACAGATGTTGGCA GAGCTGAATCTTGGAAAGAACAGG CTGAAATCGTTACAGCATGAGCTTACATGCTCGAGAGCTGCTCTCAAAGTAAAATCATCTGAACTTGAG GAAGCAAAGAAAGTGATCAGGAGCAGCAAACAGCAGCAACAGAAGAGCGCCAACGAGATGGCCCGGCAGTTGGCTGCCGACAGAGCTGCCGCCGCACAGCTCAAGGATGGGGACGCGGAACCTGCTTCAGACGCGTTACGCGTCGCCAGTGCGAGTAAACCGGCCTGCAACCCCAGCCGGAAGCGGCTAATGAGATCTCGAT CTCTGGGACCTACAGTGGCGCCGACGAAGCCAGTGGCGGCATCCAAGGAAAGAGAGAGCGCACAGAGACG CAAGTCCATGAGAACGCCGCAGCCGAGTGGCCGCAGGGAAGACTTGTTCGAGATAGAGGACGTTCAGCTCGCCGTCAGCAGTGGTAATGACCGGAAAGAGACGGCGTGGGGGCAAGAGTCGTCGACGCAGTTCCCGCGCAGGTCGTCTCTTGGGAGGCCGCTCCGACGGGCCACGGAGAAGGTCACCTCCTACAAGGAGATGCCTGTCAACATTAAGCTCAGGAGGTCCTAA